Proteins from a single region of Budorcas taxicolor isolate Tak-1 chromosome 11, Takin1.1, whole genome shotgun sequence:
- the FAM78A gene encoding protein FAM78A, which translates to MPSFPWDCWSSLEIRVVLCAMGCIQSIGGKARVFREGITVIDVKASIDPIPTSIDESSSVVLRYRTPHFRASAQVVMPPIPKKETWIVGWIQACSHMEFYNQYGEQGMSSWELPDLQEGKIEAISDSDGVNYPWYGNTTETCTIVGPTKRNSKFIISMNDNFYPSVTWAVPVSESNVAKLTNIYRDQSFITWLVATNTSTNDMVILQTLHWRMQLSIEVDPARPLGQRARLREPIAQDQPKILSKNEPIPPSALVKPNANDAQVLMWRPKFGPPLVVIPPKHR; encoded by the exons ATGCCCAGCTTCCCCTGGGACTGCTGGTCCTCCCTGGAGATCAGAGTGGTCCTGTGTGCCATGGGCTGCATTCAGAGCATCGGAGGCAAAGCCAGAGTCTTCCGGGAAGGCATCACGGTGATCGATGTGAAGGCCTCTATCGACCCCATCCCCACCAGCATCGATGAGTCCTCCAGCGTGGTGCTCCGCTACCGGACACCCCACTTCCGTGCCTCGGCCCAGGTGGTCATGCCGCCCATCCCCAAGAAGGAGACCTGGATAGTCGGCTGGATTCAGGCGTGCAGCCACATGGAGTTCTACAACCAGTACGGGGAGCAGGGCAT GTCCAGCTGGGAGCTCCCAGACCTCCAGGAAGGCAAGATTGAGGCCATCAGCGACTCGGACGGGGTGAACTACCCGTGGTACGGCAACACCACAGAGACCTGCACCATCGTGGGCCCCACCAAGAGAAACTCCAAGTTCATCATTAGCATGAACGATAACTTCTACCCCAGCGTCACGTGGGCCGTGCCCGTCAGCGAGAGCAACGTGGCCAAACTGACCAACATCTACCGGGACCAGAGCTTCATCACGTGGCTGGTGGCCACCAACACCTCGACCAACGACATGGTCATCCTGCAGACCCTGCACTGGCGCATGCAGCTGAGCATCGAGGTGGACCCCGCCCGGCCCCTGGGCCAGCGCGCCCGGCTCCGGGAGCCCATCGCCCAGGACCAGCCCAAAATCCTGAGCAAGAACGAGCCCATCCCGCCCAGCGCCCTGGTCAAGCCCAACGCCAACGACGCTCAGGTCCTCATGTGGCGGCCCAAGTTTGGGCCGCCGCTGGTGGTGATCCCGCCCAAGCACCGGTAG